A stretch of the Bacteroidota bacterium genome encodes the following:
- a CDS encoding dipeptide epimerase produces MLKYPFTLSMGSRTSTPIILTEIEHNGLIGFGEASLPPYLGETQKSVIDFLKKINFSNLIDPLNIADFIIYIDKLDPGNTAAKASIDIALHDLKGKLLKKNCSEFLNLPNNEYPVSSYTIGIDSLEKTKNKIAEAKDFNFFKIKLGSNYDKEIIETVIKNTDKPFAVDVNQGWKNKYSALDFVKMLEDYNCTYIEQPLPKEMIKETRWLADRSSVPIIADEAVQRINDINNADGIYHGINIKLMKCTGLNEALKMIELGREKQMKIIIGSMTETSCGIAAASHISTLADWADLDSSYLITNDLFEGIKIANGCIIPKKNKPGIGIEKL; encoded by the coding sequence ATGCTTAAGTATCCTTTTACCCTTTCAATGGGTTCAAGGACTTCAACACCAATTATACTTACTGAAATAGAGCATAATGGTTTAATAGGTTTTGGTGAAGCAAGTTTACCTCCTTACCTAGGTGAAACGCAAAAAAGCGTAATTGATTTTTTGAAAAAAATCAATTTTTCTAACTTAATTGATCCGTTAAATATTGCTGATTTCATTATTTACATAGATAAATTAGATCCTGGTAATACTGCAGCTAAAGCATCCATTGATATTGCACTTCATGATTTAAAAGGAAAACTGCTAAAAAAAAACTGCTCCGAATTTTTAAATCTTCCCAATAATGAATATCCCGTTTCGTCCTATACTATTGGAATAGATTCTCTTGAAAAAACAAAAAATAAAATTGCGGAAGCGAAGGATTTCAATTTTTTTAAAATAAAATTAGGAAGTAATTACGACAAAGAAATAATTGAAACAGTAATAAAAAACACTGATAAACCATTTGCAGTAGATGTTAATCAAGGATGGAAAAACAAATATTCAGCACTTGATTTTGTGAAAATGCTTGAGGATTACAATTGCACATATATTGAGCAGCCATTGCCAAAAGAAATGATAAAAGAAACAAGATGGTTAGCGGATAGAAGTTCTGTTCCAATAATTGCAGATGAGGCTGTACAACGCATTAACGATATAAATAATGCAGATGGAATCTACCATGGCATTAATATTAAATTAATGAAATGTACAGGATTGAATGAAGCCTTAAAAATGATTGAACTTGGAAGGGAAAAACAAATGAAAATAATAATAGGATCTATGACAGAGACTTCCTGTGGAATAGCTGCCGCAAGTCATATCTCAACACTTGCAGATTGGGCAGATTTGGATAGTTCATATTTGATTACCAATGATCTTTTTGAAGGAATAAAAATTGCAAATGGATGTATTATTCCCAAAAAAAATAAACCCGGAATTGGGATCGAAAAATTATAA
- a CDS encoding universal stress protein, whose protein sequence is MKNILFPTDFSSDANNALEYALELAKLNSAKIILLNAYHMPYNRADIMVSVMGILKEDSEAGLKQTLERIKKNPRFADINCETKSRIGDVVSVCAELIKDEDIDLIVMGTKGASGVLETIIGSNTASVVKNVACPVLAVPSNARYTTPRKIGFAYDLKEIKNAKDLRFLSQLIKIFNAELQIYSVIPEFEQEVIEKSQVQLKLSEYFNNVKTEIYFAVKGDIIEGIRELVESNKPDWTVMLAKKYTLFETIFHTSMTKTMVFQTDKPLLVLHNYNS, encoded by the coding sequence ATGAAAAACATATTATTTCCGACAGATTTCTCAAGCGATGCAAATAATGCTTTAGAATATGCTCTTGAACTTGCAAAGTTAAACTCCGCAAAAATAATTTTGCTGAATGCTTACCATATGCCCTATAACAGGGCAGATATAATGGTATCTGTAATGGGCATTCTCAAAGAAGACTCAGAGGCAGGATTGAAACAAACCTTAGAAAGAATTAAGAAAAATCCACGTTTTGCAGATATCAATTGTGAAACAAAAAGCAGAATTGGAGATGTAGTAAGTGTATGCGCTGAATTAATCAAGGACGAGGACATTGATTTGATTGTAATGGGCACTAAAGGAGCAAGTGGAGTATTGGAAACCATTATTGGTTCAAACACAGCCAGTGTGGTTAAGAATGTTGCCTGCCCTGTTTTAGCAGTGCCTTCAAATGCCAGGTATACAACTCCCCGTAAAATTGGATTTGCTTATGATTTAAAAGAAATTAAGAATGCAAAAGATTTACGCTTCTTATCCCAATTAATCAAAATTTTTAATGCTGAATTGCAAATATATTCTGTTATTCCTGAATTTGAACAAGAAGTAATTGAAAAATCACAAGTTCAATTAAAGCTTTCCGAATATTTCAACAATGTTAAAACAGAAATATATTTTGCAGTAAAAGGTGACATTATAGAAGGAATAAGAGAGTTGGTTGAGAGTAATAAGCCTGATTGGACTGTTATGCTTGCCAAAAAATACACTCTTTTTGAAACTATATTTCATACAAGTATGACCAAGACAATGGTTTTTCAGACTGACAAACCGCTTTTAGTATTACATAATTACAACTCTTAA
- a CDS encoding SpoIIE family protein phosphatase, protein MKNLKKILLSGLAKSVFFYLLVFAANISAQTTSFIHLGVEQGLTQSQVQTLLQDGEGNLWVGTMGGVSKFNGKSFVTYKKKDGLAEDWVVSACKTKSGNIWFGHWGGGVSVYDLKSNKFKNLEMEEKTAFKSVKAIVEDANGIIWIGTQGKGILRINPSDFQAISYSKSNGLLSENISCLIFDNKQNLWIGSDKGITIVPKGVEITKASVLTLNELNGLNVSKIKTFAQGSENEIWVGTEDIGVLIVSTDELLTNGNPSLKGQINEELLSPKITFIDTDKDSNKWVGTKGGGVTKISKDGKIKHFTTRQGLNYYNANCIVQDRENNIWIGTDLGLNQYRGERFQTFDIADGIANNLIWSVIEDSKGSLWLGTNHGISVINYTANTTGNSDRISNDFSIKNYFSDEFLNNAVLSLFEDKKGIIWIGTANAGVYRIDTLTGKPQAFSSMELPSSSTVFAICDDNEGNIWFGTKEGAVKYNPTTSEFLVFNSENGLSVNSIYRIFKDSKGNLWFGALGGYLTMYDGNKFQVFNEKSGINHKFILCMNEDKAGNIWFGAYGGGLYKFDGNVFKNFTIKEGLKSESPYSLISDNSGNIWIGTSNGIEKYDVVNSLFTHYGKADGFSGVETNANAICRDSQGNIWFGTIMGVVKFNPSEDKTNMIEPLTRINGIKIFQKEAHFPVDSKFNYDQNHITFCFSGISLTSPEKVNYQYKLEGFDEEWSPITKSGEAVYSNLPHGNYTFMVKASNNDNIWNIEAETYRFSIVPPFWSTLWFKGIVLFCSIGLLYGFVKLRIRSLSKAKKELEQKVSERTVELADKNKELARKNKEVTDSINYAKRIQDAILPDLKKINKALPDSFILFQPKDIVSGDFYFFTERNDKIIISSVDCTGHGVPGAFMSMIGSSFLNQIVNEMGITDPSAILLELHKKVLKALNKDLLNRESIDGMDMSIISFDINTLELTFAGALRPLYCFFGNEFLEIKGDRFSIGGVADMENTNYNNHYFKGVKGDSLYLFSDGFADQFGGDSGKKFMSQRFKSFLYEIKDLPMVNQKQRLEETFNNWRGKLEQVDDILVIGVRI, encoded by the coding sequence ATGAAAAATTTGAAGAAAATTCTGCTTTCCGGACTAGCAAAAAGTGTCTTTTTCTATTTACTTGTGTTCGCAGCAAACATTTCTGCTCAAACAACAAGTTTTATTCATTTAGGGGTTGAACAGGGATTAACTCAATCCCAAGTACAGACATTACTTCAGGACGGTGAAGGAAATTTATGGGTAGGAACAATGGGTGGAGTTTCAAAATTTAACGGAAAGTCATTCGTCACCTATAAAAAGAAAGACGGGCTTGCCGAGGACTGGGTTGTTTCGGCATGTAAAACTAAATCAGGTAATATTTGGTTCGGACATTGGGGAGGCGGAGTTTCTGTTTATGATTTAAAAAGCAACAAGTTTAAAAACCTGGAAATGGAAGAAAAAACAGCTTTTAAATCCGTAAAAGCAATTGTGGAGGATGCCAATGGAATTATATGGATTGGGACGCAAGGCAAAGGAATTCTAAGAATAAATCCGTCTGATTTTCAAGCAATTTCTTATTCAAAATCCAATGGCCTTTTATCCGAGAATATTTCATGTTTAATATTTGACAATAAACAGAACTTATGGATTGGTTCAGATAAAGGAATTACAATAGTTCCAAAAGGAGTTGAAATTACCAAAGCATCTGTATTAACACTAAATGAATTAAATGGTTTAAATGTTTCAAAAATAAAAACTTTTGCACAGGGATCCGAAAATGAAATTTGGGTAGGAACAGAAGACATTGGGGTTTTAATTGTTTCTACAGATGAATTGTTGACAAATGGAAATCCATCCCTTAAAGGGCAAATCAATGAAGAACTTCTTTCACCTAAAATCACCTTTATTGATACAGATAAAGATTCTAATAAATGGGTTGGAACAAAAGGAGGTGGTGTTACAAAAATTTCAAAGGATGGAAAAATAAAGCATTTCACTACTAGGCAGGGACTGAATTATTACAATGCTAATTGCATAGTGCAGGATAGAGAAAACAACATTTGGATAGGTACAGATTTGGGTTTAAATCAATACCGGGGTGAAAGATTTCAAACCTTTGACATTGCTGATGGTATTGCAAACAATTTAATATGGTCAGTTATCGAGGATAGCAAAGGAAGTTTATGGTTAGGCACTAACCATGGAATTTCAGTAATAAATTACACTGCGAATACTACTGGCAATTCAGATAGAATATCAAATGATTTTTCAATTAAAAATTATTTTTCAGATGAATTTTTAAACAATGCTGTTCTATCTCTGTTTGAGGATAAAAAGGGAATTATTTGGATTGGTACTGCGAATGCAGGAGTTTATAGAATTGACACCTTAACAGGGAAGCCTCAGGCTTTTTCCTCAATGGAGCTGCCTTCCTCATCCACAGTATTTGCCATTTGCGATGATAATGAAGGAAACATATGGTTTGGAACAAAAGAAGGAGCAGTAAAATACAATCCCACTACTTCTGAATTTTTGGTTTTTAATTCAGAAAATGGATTAAGCGTAAATAGTATTTATCGCATTTTCAAGGATAGCAAAGGGAATTTATGGTTTGGTGCTCTTGGTGGTTATCTAACTATGTATGATGGAAACAAGTTTCAGGTTTTTAATGAGAAAAGTGGTATAAACCATAAATTTATTCTTTGCATGAATGAGGATAAAGCTGGAAATATTTGGTTTGGAGCATATGGTGGAGGCTTGTATAAATTCGATGGGAATGTATTTAAAAACTTTACCATTAAAGAGGGATTAAAATCCGAATCGCCCTATTCACTTATTTCAGATAATTCGGGTAATATTTGGATAGGAACAAGTAACGGGATAGAAAAATATGATGTTGTGAATTCATTGTTTACCCATTACGGTAAGGCTGATGGTTTTTCAGGAGTGGAAACAAATGCCAATGCCATTTGCCGCGATTCTCAAGGAAATATCTGGTTTGGAACTATTATGGGAGTAGTGAAATTCAATCCATCAGAAGATAAAACCAACATGATTGAACCCCTTACAAGGATAAATGGAATTAAAATATTTCAAAAAGAGGCCCATTTTCCTGTTGATTCAAAATTTAATTACGATCAAAACCACATTACTTTCTGTTTTTCAGGAATAAGTCTTACAAGTCCTGAAAAGGTTAACTATCAATACAAACTGGAGGGTTTTGATGAGGAGTGGTCACCCATAACAAAATCAGGAGAAGCTGTGTATTCAAATTTACCCCATGGTAATTATACTTTTATGGTAAAAGCATCAAACAATGATAATATCTGGAATATTGAAGCTGAAACATACCGCTTTTCAATTGTTCCACCATTTTGGAGTACGCTCTGGTTTAAAGGAATTGTTCTATTTTGTTCAATTGGATTGTTATATGGTTTTGTTAAATTAAGGATAAGAAGTTTAAGTAAGGCCAAAAAAGAGCTTGAACAAAAGGTATCGGAACGAACGGTTGAACTAGCTGATAAAAACAAGGAACTTGCAAGAAAAAACAAAGAAGTTACGGATAGTATAAATTATGCCAAACGCATTCAGGATGCCATTTTGCCTGATCTTAAAAAAATCAACAAAGCACTTCCTGATTCCTTTATATTATTTCAACCCAAAGACATTGTAAGCGGTGATTTTTATTTTTTTACCGAAAGGAATGATAAAATAATTATAAGTTCAGTGGATTGTACTGGACATGGTGTTCCAGGGGCATTTATGTCTATGATTGGTTCAAGTTTTCTGAATCAGATAGTGAATGAGATGGGTATAACTGATCCATCAGCAATACTTTTGGAATTGCATAAAAAAGTGTTGAAGGCCTTAAATAAAGACCTTTTGAACAGAGAGTCAATTGACGGAATGGACATGAGTATTATCAGCTTTGATATAAATACTCTTGAACTTACCTTTGCAGGTGCTCTAAGGCCGCTGTATTGCTTTTTTGGAAATGAGTTTTTAGAGATTAAAGGCGATCGCTTTTCTATTGGAGGTGTTGCTGATATGGAAAACACAAATTACAACAACCATTATTTTAAAGGTGTAAAAGGAGATAGCCTTTATTTATTTTCAGATGGTTTTGCTGATCAATTTGGAGGTGATTCAGGAAAAAAATTCATGAGCCAACGCTTTAAATCCTTTTTATATGAAATTAAAGATTTACCAATGGTAAATCAAAAGCAAAGGCTAGAGGAAACCTTCAACAACTGGCGAGGAAAATTAGAACAGGTAGATGATATTCTTGTAATAGGTGTGAGAATTTAA
- a CDS encoding ferritin, with translation MLISTIEKKLNEQVELEGYSSQYYLSMASWAENNGLNGVSNFLYRQSDEERLHMLKLVKYINERGGKAIIPSLEEPPREFESLPKVFEMVHAHEIVVSTEINKLVEACLSEKDYTTQNFLQWYVAEQIEEEALAKNILDKLKLIGNDKGGLYLFDRDLDTLTGSPVGKV, from the coding sequence ATGCTGATTTCCACAATTGAAAAAAAATTGAACGAACAGGTTGAGCTGGAAGGATATTCTTCCCAGTATTATCTTTCCATGGCCTCTTGGGCAGAAAACAATGGATTGAATGGAGTATCCAATTTTTTATACAGACAATCCGATGAGGAGCGCTTACATATGCTAAAGCTTGTTAAGTATATTAACGAAAGAGGAGGAAAAGCAATTATTCCTTCACTAGAAGAACCACCAAGGGAGTTCGAATCACTTCCTAAGGTTTTTGAAATGGTGCATGCACATGAAATAGTTGTTTCAACAGAAATTAACAAATTAGTTGAGGCTTGTCTTTCAGAAAAAGATTATACCACTCAAAATTTCCTGCAATGGTATGTGGCTGAACAAATAGAAGAAGAGGCTCTTGCCAAAAACATTCTTGATAAACTAAAATTAATTGGAAACGATAAGGGTGGTCTTTACCTATTCGATAGAGATTTGGATACACTTACCGGCTCTCCGGTAGGAAAAGTTTAA